From the Corynebacterium sp. P3-F1 genome, the window CTGCGAAAAATCCCTCGTCTGCAGCATCCGCTCCACAGACCACGTCAGGTCGAAGTCGTCGTGGCCGCAGAAATCCGCGTCCGGCAGCAGCTTCCGCAAAGCGCGGCCCAACTGACCGTCCGCCCCGGTGACGAGAGCGCGGCGGTCAGGGACAGCTGTGGCGTCGATAAGCGGCGGATGCTGCTCGTCTTTGGCGGAGACTTCCGTGGGCTCGAGCGGCCATTCGATCTCCTTGTACGAGCAGAATGCGTAATTCGCGTCCGGCGACCAGCGCGCGTTGCACAGATAGGTGTACGTGGTGCCGTCCTCGAGCGCCTGGAAACCGTTCGCCACCCCGCGCGGCACGAAGACCGCCGTGTCCGGCCCGATCTCGCACCCGAATTTCTCGCCGTACGTTGCCGAGCCCTCGCGCATGTCCACCCACGCGCCGTACACCCGTCCCGTGGCCACCGAGACGTATTTGTCCCACGGCTCCGCGTGCATCCCCCGCGTCGCACCGCGTGAGGCGTTGAAGCTAACGTTGTTCTGCTCTACACGCAGCGGCGGTGTGCCCGCCCAATTCTCCTTGAACCACCCGCGGTTATCGCCGTGGACGGTGAGGTGGTGGACCGTGAGACCGTGGATCGGGGAAACGTTTGTCGAGCGTTCCAGCATGCCTGCGAGTCTAGTTCCCAGCCGGACCGCGCCGAGCCTAGAACGGCGACTGGATACTGCCGTTCATCGGGTTTTGTCATTTTTTGCGAAGCTCCCTCATTGCCCCCGTGCCGCGTAGCCGTGTTCCACAGCATCTTTCGCGCTGTGCCACCAAGCCTCGTTCTCCTCGTACCAGCGGATAGTTTGCTCTAGTCCAGTTCGGAAGTCGCCTCCATATTGGGGCGTCCAGGACAGTTCTTCGCGGAGCTTCGACGCGTCCATCGCGTAGCGCTGATCATGTCCCGGTCGGTCCGCGACGTGTTCGTACGTGCCTCCCATCAATTCGCAGATGAGCTCGATAATCTCCTTGTTCGAGCGCTCACCGCTTGCACCGATGTTGTATGTCTCGCCTCTCCGGCCGCGTTCCAGGATTGTGAGCACCGCGTCATTGTGGTCGTCCACATGAATCCAATCGCGGACCTGCTCGCCCGTGCCGTACAGTTTCGCAAGGCGTCCCGTTAGCAGATTCGTGATCTGCCGTGGAATGAACTTCTCCACATGCTGGTACGGGCCGTAATTATTCGAGCAGTTCGAGATCGTCGCGTTGATCCCGAACGAGCGCACCCACGCACGCACGAGGTGGTCCGAGCCGGCCTTGGTCGCAGAATACGGAGACGACGGCCGGTACGGAGTGTCTTCAGTGAACCGCGCTGGGTCGTTCAAGGCGAGGTCGCCGAACACTTCGTCGGTGGAAATGTGGTGGAAGCGGTTACCGTGCGCGCGCACAGCTTCTAGCAGCGTGAACGTGCCCACGAGGTTTGTCCGCACAAAAGGGGAGGGATCCCGCAGTGAGTTGTCGTTGTGCGATTCCGCAGCGAAATGCACGACCGTGTCCGCTTCCGCGCACAGCTCATCGACGACCCCAGCATCCTCCACGCGCCCCTTCACCAGCTCGACTCTGTTGTGGTCGAGACCTGCGAGATTCTGCGCGTTGCCCGCGTACGTCAACGCGTCCAGAACAATGATCTTCGTCTCGGGTTGCCGCTGCGCGACCATGCGCACGAAATTCGAGCCGATGAAGCCCGCGCCCCCTGTCACGAGCATCGTGGAACGGTACTGGTGCGGAGCGGGCTCGTGAGTCATGTGGGCCATGCTATCTGCTCGAGGAGTTGCTCGAGCTGCGCGTCTTGCCAGTAGCTCCCGCCAAACCGGCAAGGTGCACCGCGGCACCGACGAGGGGGCCGGCGGTGAGAGCTACGATCACTGTCGCAGTCACACCCGTTCCTAGGGCGATGGGAAGAGCGAACAAGAGTCCGAAAGCAGTCGCTGCACCCGCGACCCAGCCTGCGACGTACCAGGAGTGCTGCTCGATCGCGAGGACTGCGGTGCCGGTGATAATGAGCGCCCCCATGATTGCGGAAGCGAAAGTGAGCAAGCCGAGTGGCAGCCCGGGCACGAAGAGCTCGGCGGGGAAGAACGCCCGTAGGATCCATGGGCCAATCAGCCACGCCGCGACGAAACCCACAGCGCCAACGCTGAGAATCGCACCGATAGGCACAGCGAGCGACGTGTAGATGCGATCGCGCTGATGAACGAACCGGACAACTAGCGCGGATTGGAAACGCTGGAGAGGAACAAGCACGGGGGCACGTGTCAGCAGCACCGCTTGGTTGACCGCAGCGACGGTGGCTCCGGTCCCAGCGACTGCCCCGGCCCCTCCGGAGGAGAAGGCCGCGGTGGCCATCGCGGGGAAGCCGGTGATGAGCAAAGCGGATGCCCCTGTCGCCACAACGGCAGACAGCACCTGCCGCAGGAACATCCCGCGGTCGACATCCAAAGCCACCCGAATCCGACTGCGGGCCTGGCCCGACGCACCTAGAACCACAACCCACGACGCCGCACCGATCACAGTGATGCCGAGGAAGGCAGGCAGACCCCACCCAGCCCACCACGCCACACCGGCCACAATGAGACGGATGCCTGAATCCAGGGCGACCAGGCCAGCGTACTGGTTCCACAGCCCTGAGCCGCTCAAGATGCCCGATAACACCGCTTGGAAAACATAGCTGGCGAGGCCGAAGACCAGCAGGCTCGTGGCGAGCTGCGGAGTCGGGGGAACGAAGTGCGCCATGGTCAGCGCCCCCAACGCCGCTGTGAGGACGGCAACCACGGCTGCGCCGGCACCCGCCAGACGCCACGGGTTGGCGGTACCGCGAACCCCCTCCTGACGGGCCGCAGCGACTGCGCGCGTGGTCTCTTGGGTGATGCCGTCGATGAATCCGGCCGACGCGAAGAAGAGGCTCCAGTACGCCTGGAACAGTGGCATCTGCGTCTCGGCGTCGAGGGTCCACGACGCGACCCACAGCACCACGAAGCCGGAGAGTGCGGCGAACAGGGTCGCGAATGACAGCGATTTCATCGTAGGGTAACTCTACCCGCGCACAGCGCGGACCCGAGGCGTGATTGGGGTTGGAGAGAGTCCGCCTGAGCCAGCTCGTTGTCATGCTTCGAAGAGATTCTGGCCCCAATACTGCCCATCCGATGTGCCGTGGGGAACAGCGAACAAGGCGGAGCCAATATGGGTGATCCACTCGTTGAGGCGGTCGGCGCTGTCGAGGCGTTCCTGGATGGCGTTGAACTGGGCAAGCGGGTTCTTCTGGTAGCAGATGAACATCTGGCCCGCGTTCGACGTTCCGCGGGAATCGGGGCCCGGCGGAATCTCGTAGTTGTAGGGGCGGCGGAAGATTCGTTCGGCGGGGTCAGCCGATTTCGCGCGCGCCATGTGCGATTTAGGGTCGATGACGGGAAGACCGTATTCGTCGCGGGCATCGAAGTCGGGATCGTCGAATTCATCGGTGCCGGTCAGCGGTGCGCCGTTGTCGAGGCGTCG encodes:
- the rfbB gene encoding dTDP-glucose 4,6-dehydratase; its protein translation is MTHEPAPHQYRSTMLVTGGAGFIGSNFVRMVAQRQPETKIIVLDALTYAGNAQNLAGLDHNRVELVKGRVEDAGVVDELCAEADTVVHFAAESHNDNSLRDPSPFVRTNLVGTFTLLEAVRAHGNRFHHISTDEVFGDLALNDPARFTEDTPYRPSSPYSATKAGSDHLVRAWVRSFGINATISNCSNNYGPYQHVEKFIPRQITNLLTGRLAKLYGTGEQVRDWIHVDDHNDAVLTILERGRRGETYNIGASGERSNKEIIELICELMGGTYEHVADRPGHDQRYAMDASKLREELSWTPQYGGDFRTGLEQTIRWYEENEAWWHSAKDAVEHGYAARGQ